The stretch of DNA cccagtgtgaactcgctggtgattcaataagttggatgaacgagtgaatcccttcccacagtctgagcaggtgaagggcctctccccagtgtgaattctctggtggttcaatagggcagatggacggctgaatcccttcccacacacacagcaggtgaatggcctctccccagtgtgagcatatTGGTGCGTTAGCAgatcctttttatttttaaagctcttcgcacagtgggaacaattaaaaagtttgttatcagagtgaacaagttgatgtgtctgcaagtgggatgactgaatgaatcctttcccacacacagagcaggtgaacggtctctccccagtgtgaattcgttggtgtgtcagcagatcctttttgcatttaaaactcttctcacagtcagaacatgtaaacattctctcatcagtgtgaacaagttggtgtgtcacaatgtgggatgagcgagtgaatcccttcccacacacagggcaggtgaacggcctctccccagtgtgaacccgttggtgagtcagaaggttgtatgaatgggtgaatcccttcccacagacggagcaggtgaacggtctctccccagtgtgactgcgccgatgaacttccagttgtgatgggaaaccgaatcctttcccgcactccacacatttccacggtttctccatggtgcccttgtgtttctccaggttggatgatcagttcaagccacatccacacacacaacatacacgtagtttcaccctgctgtgaactgtgatgttttttcaggctgtgtaactggttaaagctctttccacattcagttcactggaacactctcactcgggtgtgtgtttgtctcgatgcttttccggtcatactgatgtttaatttatttgcccacaggcagaacagacaaatatttctctttctatattcaaagaccgatgatattcagctccgaaggaactgaatgactttgtcagatgtgatgtccggtttgagttttctgtctgccaatctttcacttccaatatcctgtaaaaacagtttagaaaagtcatcactgtcagaacacgatacaaactctgaacagacaattctagtttctctggaacattttttcctttcttgttcccccaaatcagtaaatccccgtcccacacactctccctcctccctgggctgaaatccaaacccatctcaccatttctttcctccactcccagttttctccctccctctcctctgtctggattcagttctccagctcctgtctgcagactgacaataaaaccaatgggtcttactgggggtgttggggcctccagcgggtgtttgtgaatcctccccgcccacctcccagggtttccttccttcccagagatcagagtcctcattgatttgaggccaaagtgtaacctcttatttattgtccccctcccccatcctctgatgtgaaccatcctccagtggctgagccaggatggggccgttaacctgggcctgttcccgggagggagggagggagggagggagaagccccgcagctgcaaaccagggagctgacaatgattctgaagggtttgcggatccacaaagtgtttccaaatcctcccagccaccgcctaacgctgactccgcttctccgggacaaacaagcgccaaggacagcaatgacactgcgcatgctccacatcacaatgccgggggactgattgacggcagctccggaccaataggaagagggggcggggctgggggaccgaacgggagcggctggtcctccaaccaatcggagtgaatgaggggcgggactggaggaccgaacgggagcggctggtcctccaaccaatcggaatgaatgaggggcgggacctgaagcatgcgcagtgcgggtgaaccagataaacctgttggactttaacctggtgttgtttgacttgttgctgtgtttaccccagtccaacgccggcatctccacatcagtgcgggtaatggcgacggacggccggttttagtttggaagcgagatcaatacgaggtagagggcggcgtgcggggaatgataaatgtggcgggtgggtcgagaggctttgtaaacatgttgttcaaacccaaaccccggaaatgaacttcccggttccccccctttgtaccaaatggagcggcagcttgtagtgttagacccgggctgactgccgccattgaggctgcatgtgggaggccggcagggattgtgatcggagagtgaagccccgacgtcacaatggaatgggtgagagtgtgacgtcacaatggaatgggtgagggtgtgacgtcacaatggaatgggtgagggtgtgacgtcaccatggaatgggtgagggtgtgacatcacaatggaatgggtgagggtgtgacgtcacaatggaatgggtgagggtgtgaggtcacaatggaatgggtgagggttccagatgagctgagactgggctggagtcgggcgatggcactgacatgtggcccggtggcacagtggttagtgcagctgcctaacagcgccagggaccgggttcaattccagcctcgggtcactgtctgtgcagagtttctacattctccccgtgtctgtgtgggtttcttccggatgttccggttttccttccacagtccaaagatgtgccggcgttggactggggtaagcacagtaagtaatctcacaacaccaggttaaaatccaacaggtttatttggtagcacaagccacaagctttcagagcactgccccttcatcaggtgagtgggagttctgttcacaaacagggcatataaagacacaaactcaatttacaagataatggttggaatacgagtctttaaacgtaatcaagtcttaaaggtacagacaatgtgagtggagagagggttaagcacaggttaaagagatgtgtattgtatccagccaggacagttagtgagattttgcaagcccaggcaagtcgtgggggttacagatagtgtgacatgaacccaagatcccggttgaggccgtcctcatgtgtgattgacagatccatgctcactgcttcttgccctggatgcagagagctgaaaatttccatgcaggatgccagacagataaatgtctacattactggagtaaaaatgtgtggaatatacagaccgaattcacttcatttccttcagttgctgcaagtccccaacttcccccagaatgagaaaagaaatggaaagggggaaacattgatttcctcccagatgttgaacagaggagggagtttcactctgaagctcattggacaacttccgcattgtgacgtcacaatagtgtcctgcctgaatcagccaataggaatcactctgcttCGCGGTGACGTCTCTGGGTTCCAGTtctcaggcccgggcgcgcggacccaggagccccgcccccacccattgttcccctccccctacacctccttgaaccaaggtttccaggcaaccggctgacggctccagcaagagcgagaagccgctcagtgagctctccctccccccggcccaggactacacatgtgcgagggagaggggaagctgcgcatgtgcgggggagaacccaccctctgatcttcatgctgaggtgttgaccaatgggaagagttggaggaccggaaggactctggtcttccagccaatcagagtgtgggctttgtgtgaatgaagattgatcttcagacagactcaaacttcctcctgtctcaaacatctgtgagtaaaacactttctcttcaaccccctttccatttcttttctcattctgggggaaattggggacttgcagcaactgaagagaaaggaagtgaatccagtgagggtgcagactctggaaaggttggtccAGGTTTCTCGCTCTCTcgaaccagaaaatgatccatttctgcccactgtttgctgttagccaatcttctatccacgccaatatgttatccccacagcatgaacttttatttgctgcaataacctttgatgtggcacctcatcaaatgtcttctggaaatctgagtacagcacatccaccggtttccctttatccaatgcccgatggggaattttagaaaattgaacaacacatcaacgatctcactctgttaagacccgagaatgaagcccagcaggacccgaggactcatcagcccacagctccaacagtttgctgaggaccacttccctgggaattgtgctttttcagagttcatcccacacttctgttttctgatttccagctgtttctgagttttaactgtatcctctattgtgaacaccgaggcaaaatacttgttcaattcatctcccagctccttatttttcattatcaattcctggactcactttctattagacagttaagaaatgaggtggagcaagtgactgaagtgtcagtcagggagcactattgggagcaccaatagtttcaaaatagttcaggaaaaagataggacaggtccacaggtcaaggccctaaactggagcagggccacttttgtgggcattaggcaggatcgagcagatgtcgattaggtgagtttgtttgaagggaaaggaatgactggcaaatgggaggttttaaaagtgtgatatcaagaatccaggggcagtatattcctgttaagatgaagggaaagaatggtaaatttaaggatctctggcagacaagggacattgaggctctggtcaggtaaaagaaggaagcatacattgggtttaggcaatcggggacaagtgaatcactctgactataaaaagtgtaagaaaatactgaggagggaaatcaggaggacaaaaagagggtctgatatggatctggcaggtaagattaaagaaaattccaagaggttctatagctatattaagagtaagacggtggctagagagagaatagatccccttaaaaatcagtatggccatctgtgtgtggagctacaggagatgggtgagatttttaatgaatacttctcctctgtgtttactgcggagagcaccatgagggctaaagaaataagggaaacaagtggtgatgtcttgggcacacgctcgttacttgggaggaggtatctgcagccttataaaagcaaattactgcggatgctggcgtCTGAAGCCaagggagaaaatgctggaaaatctcagcaggtctagcagcatctgtaaggagagaaaagagctgatgtttcttgacgaaatgaccctttgtcaaagctctgaaacatcagttcttttctctccatccaggtgctgccagacctgctgagaatggggagagagtgtgtgggatggagatttacagcttttggggaatgagagaggaaagaatgttccatagaaattgttctgaatttctatcctgtactgacactgatgacttttggaaactcattttcaggatattgaaagaggaatcacaggccgaaatctcaaacgtcacgtctaggcGTGACAGAATCgtgttccttgggacctcaatatcatcggactttgaatccagaaggagaaatgattgtccagtctgtcgatttgaaaagatttgaaatgtcagtgtgagtgaaaaagcatcaacacactgccacacttgagtgagagtgttccaatgcactgactaaagagctttaaccagttacacagtctgaataaatatcacaccattcacagcgggtagagactgtaatcttgtcctgtgtgtggacgaagtttcaactgattgtccacccaagagtgaggcaaggaaacctgcaccatggagaaaccatggaaatgtggggactgtgggaagggatacagagccccatgtctgctggaagctcatcggcgcagccacactggggagaggctgttcatctgccctcagtgtgagaagggatttaatcagttctccagcttacggacacaccaacgagttcacactggggagagaccattcacctgctctcaatgtgggaagggattcattcagtcatcccacctgcggacacaccagcgagttcacactggggagaggccattcacctgctctcagtgtgggaagggattcactcagttatccagcctgcagacacaccagcgagttcacactggggagaggccattcacctgctctcagtgtgggaagggattcactcagttatccagcctgcagacacaccagcgagttcacactggggagaggccgttcacctgctctcagtgtgggaagggattcactcggttacccgacctgcggacacaccagcgagttcacacaggggagaaaccattcacctgctctcagtgtgggaagggcttcactcggtcatccaccctgcggacacatcagccagttcacactggggagaggccattcacctgctctcagtgtgggaagggtttcagcgtttcatcccggctgctgagacaccagcgagttcacgagtgatgacaggggttggattctgctgttattgtttctgctctcagttgcatccaggattgcattttgttcattctcacagttggtcaatgggaagggtcagagggtttctttgtgctggactggccggtcacagcctccagtgggctgatgctctttgaacctttttgtgaatacctggtttcaaatgtcacaaggatcacagagtgacagggtgttaggaagtttagagatattgagtcagaagaaaacagaggttggcagtgcaaaggtacatttctgaatggagggctgtgacaagtgacgttcctcagggatcagtgctgggacttttgctgtttgtaatatatataaatgatttggaggaaaatgtaactggtttgattggtaagtttgtggacgacacaaaggttggtggaattgcggatagcgatggggactggcagaggatacagcaggatatagatcagttggagacttgggcagagagatggcagatgaagtttaatccggacaaatgtgaggtaatgcattttggaaggtctaatacagatgggaaatatacagtcaatggagaacccttcagagtattcataggcagagggatctgggtgtacaggtgcacaggttattgaaagtggcaatgaggtggagaagataatcaagaaggcatacggcatgcttgccttcttcggccggggcattgagtttaaaaattggtaagtcatgttgcagctttatagaaccttatttagaccgcacttggaatctagtgttcatttctggtcaccacactaccagaaggaagtgggggctttggagagggtatggaaaatatttaccaggatgttgcctggtagcattagctatgaggagaggttggagaaacttggtttgttctcactggaacaacggaggttgaggggggcgacctgatagaagtctacaagattatgagggtcatggacagagtggataatcagacgctttttcccagggtggaagagtcaattacgagaggcataggtttaaggtgcgaggggcaaggtttaaaggagatgtacaaggcaggttttttacacagagcgtggtgggtgcctggaacccgttgccggggaaggtagtggaagcagatacggcagtgacttttaagatgtgtcttgacaaatatatgaatagcataggaacagagggatatggtccccggaaaggtagggggttttagttcagacgggcagcatggttgctccaggcttggagggccaaagggcttgttcctgtgctgtaattttctttgttcttcattctgtttggaacatcccaaatgcccatccaatttcctttttaattgtttattgtcgctacttcctccaccctcgtaggcagcgagttccaggtcatcaccattcactgcatcagaatattcttcctcacatctccaccgccccccccccccccgccccccactccccctctcttgcatctctgacccaaaacaagaaatctgtgtcccccctcgtccttgtcccatcagctaatgggaacagcttttctttgtccaccttatctaaacctgtcagaaccttgtccacctctatcaaatctcccctcaacctcctttgctccaaggaaaacaacaccagcctgacattgacaataaagaacaaactaacagaatatgttactgtctgaaatcaaatgggaatgtttaatttctgttttaaagatattgtgaatatattgtcctggacaataaaggaattggaataactcaccttgggtgtggttgaatggaatatgtcaatctgatatccacctacagtctagtgaaagtctggaatatgtagctggaactcccttcctaacagcactgtgggtgtacgtacacctcaggcattgcagcagttcaagaaggcacccttggggttggggttgaccatggccaaggcagctacatacagccacatattctgttataattgaaggactgcagattgagtgtgaggcattgtgggactggactatcttgaccatattcctgtgactgcccggaaacacgtgtctattttaaagaacaaagaacaatacagcacaggaacaggcccttcggccctccaagcctgcaccgatcatgtgttcctaacgagaccatccgtttgtatccctctattcccagtctgttcatatggTTATCATTAAAATAcgtcccctgcatatctgtattgaaccttgcccccccttaccttgaacttgtgaccccttctgtttgtcgtttctgacctgggaaaaagcttccaactgttcaccctatctatgcccttcataattttataaacttctattaggccgcccctccacctctgtttttccagggagaacaaccctagtttactcaatctctcctcatagctaataccctccataccaggcaacatcctggttaaccttttctgcactctctccaaagcctccacgtccttctggtagtgtggcgaccagaactggacgcagtattccaaatgcggccgaaccaacgttctatacatctgcaccatcagaccccaacttttatactctatgccccgtccaataaaagcaagcatgccatatgccttcttcaccaccctttccacctgtgttgccacctttaaggttctgtgaacttgcacatccagatccctctgtgtgtctatactcctgatggttctgccatttattgtatagctccccctgcattagatctactaaaatgcatcacttcgcatttatctggattaagttccatctgccatttctccgcccaattttccagcctatctatgtcctgctgtattctctgacaatgttcatcacaatccacaactccagcaatcattgtgtcgtccgcaaacttactaatcagacttgctacatcttcttccaaatcatttatatatatcacaaacagcagaggtcccaatacagagccctgcggaacaccactagtcacagacctccaatcagaaaaagacccctccgctgctaccctctgtcttctatggccaaaccagttctgtacccatctagcgagctcacctttgatcccgtgagatttaaccttttgcaccagcctgccatgagggaccttgtcaaatgctttactaaaatccatgtagacgacatccacggcccttccctcgtcagtcatttttgtcaccgcctcaaaaaactcaaccaaatttgtgaggcatgacctccctcgcacaaaaccatgttgtctattgctaatgagattattcagttctaaatgtgtacagatcctatctctaagaatcttctccaacaatttccctaccacggacgtcaagctcactggcctatgattacccgggttatccttgctacccttcttaaataacgggaccacatttgctattctccaatcctctgggacctcacctgtgtccaatgaagaaacaaagatttctgtcagaggcccagcaatttcatctcttgtctctctcagtaactggaagtccctccctaacagcactgtgggtgtacgtacacctcaggcattgcagcagttcaagaaggcacccttggggttgaccatggccaaggcagctacatacagccacatattgtgTTATAATTGAagaactgcagattgaatgtgaggcattgtgggactggactatcttgaccatattcctgtgactgcccggaaactcaggtgtctattttagtttaaaattgaggatttctgggaataatGTCTCAGATGGAGGCCAGATTATCAAATTCAGTTCTCTCAAATAATTCATAGACAAAGAAACAAGTATCTCCAAGAGAAAACTGTCACCTCATTCATCTCATCTCGACTTCCCTTTCACTCAAATCTTCATAaacacccaaatgtatggattccTTTAAACTACACTTTCAGGAGTTCTCGAGAATCTTTAGAGTTAAATAAATCATTAAATATTCTCATAATATCTTTTAACAGAAACCAaacatttctgtttgattccaggcattatcaactttgttctttcccttaaacaccaggtaatttccattttaaatgcttgAAATAGCAACTCACATCAGATATTTATCAATTCCAATCTCAAAAGCAGGCTTGTTGGGTTTCTGAAAAGTAAAGTCTTTTATTCtctgctttaattctcaaaactgcTGCCTTCACTCGGATTGTTTGTGAGTGAAACCGTcatcacctgtttaaaaaaaacccataaacaatccatctggctctggccaagatcccagtgagttaatgtgtccaatcacaggttacattaaaaaacaaaggctgtgtggagatttataaaaatcagctgtctgctgaaagggttaac from Mustelus asterias unplaced genomic scaffold, sMusAst1.hap1.1 HAP1_SCAFFOLD_77, whole genome shotgun sequence encodes:
- the LOC144483752 gene encoding uncharacterized protein LOC144483752 — translated: MEKPWKCVECGKGFGFPSQLEVHRRSHTGERPFTCSVCGKGFTHSYNLLTHQRVHTGERPFTCPVCGKGFTRSSHIVTHQLVHTDERMFTCSDCEKSFKCKKDLLTHQRIHTGERPFTCSVCGKGFIQSSHLQTHQLVHSDNKLFNCSHCAKSFKNKKDLLTHQYAHTGERPFTCCVCGKGFSRPSALLNHQRIHTGERPFTCSDCGKGFTRSSNLLNHQRVHTGERPFTCSVCGKGFSQSSNLLTHQKVHSAERPLTCSVCGKGFSHLSYLLKHQRVHTGERPFTCNVCGKGFIQSSHLLTHQRVHKRLQGLDSTLNDAVNHIQD
- the LOC144483770 gene encoding uncharacterized protein LOC144483770 translates to MEKPWKCGDCGKGYRAPCLLEAHRRSHTGERLFICPQCEKGFNQFSSLRTHQRVHTGERPFTCSQCGKGFIQSSHLRTHQRVHTGERPFTCSQCGKGFTQLSSLQTHQRVHTGERPFTCSQCGKGFTQLSSLQTHQRVHTGERPFTCSQCGKGFTRLPDLRTHQRVHTGEKPFTCSQCGKGFTRSSTLRTHQPVHTGERPFTCSQCGKGFSVSSRLLRHQRVHE